Genomic segment of Candidatus Bathyarchaeia archaeon:
CATAAGGCCCATAGATGAGAGGAACCCGGACCCCAAGGTGGCCTCCTTGGAAGAGGAGATGAGGGCCCTTTTGAACGGCACGGGCATAGGCCCGATGGGCCTTGGGGGCGATACGACCGTTCTGGCAGTCAATATCGAGGTCGAATATTGCATGAAGGCTTGGTTACCCATGGCCGTATGCCTCCGGTGCTGGACCAATAGGCGGGCTAGGGCTAGGATCTATAACGATGGCAGGGTGGAATATCTATGAAGGCGATCGGGATGGGGAGGGAGGTTAGGCTGAGGACCCCGCTTGAGGAGGACGCGATCCGAGATTTGGGCATAGGGGATATAGTCTACTTGGATGGCAAGGCCTTCGCCATAGCCTACGCCTTCCAATTCCAAAGGGCCCTCGATGAGTTGAACTCCGGAAAATCGCTCCCGATGGATTTCGGAGGATCCGCGATCCTTCACTTTCCCACATGCTTCAAGGAGGAGGGCGGGAGATGGAGGATCGTATACTTCGGCCCCACGACTAGCTCCAAGTTCAACAAAGTAACGCCCGAGTTCGTTAGGAGGTTTAAGATCAGGGCCATCGTGGGGAAGGGGGGAATGGACGATGCCGTCATGGCGGCCATGAGGGAGGTCGGCTGCGTATTCCTCCAAGCCATAGGGGGATGCTCCGTCATATATACCAAGGGCGTCGATGAGATAACGAACGTTTATTGGCAGGAGAGGCATTGGACCTATGCCGTGGTGGAGCTCAAGCTAAGGGATTTCGGCCCATTAATCGTTACAATGGATGCGAAGGGCAGGAGGCTCGGGAAGGAGGAGCGGGGGCCTTGATAAGGAACGTATTCTTCGATCTGATCTACACGCTCGTGCACTTTGATATGGAATCGCACTCACAAAGATGTTGCGAGATCCTATCCGAGCTCGGCCGCGTGGAGCCGAGGAGGTATGCGGAAGAGTTCCGGAGGGCTTGGGTTGGATATAGCGAGCGTAGGATCGAGGGCGATGAATCCTTCTATTCCCAAATCCTAAGCGGGCTCGGGCTCCCCTTCAGGCGTGATCTCGTCCCGGCCCTGAGGGAGGCGTATATGGATTCTTTGAGCCTCTACCGGGACTCCATATGGGCTTTGAAAGACCTCCTTGGGCGTTACAAGCTGGGCCTAATCACCAACGGCGTATCCTCTTGGTACGAGCGCGTTCTTGAGAAATTCTCCCTTAAGGGATATTTCGATTCCATAATAATATCTTCCGCTGTGGGCTGCAGGAAGCCCTGCAGGAGGATATATGAAGCGGCCTTGGAATCCCTCAACGCCAAGGCCGAGGAGTCGTTCTTCATCAGCGATGAATACGAGGAGGACCTGCTCCCGGCGATGGGGATCGGGATGAGGGTTTGCCTCCTGAACAGGGGCGGAGGGCCCGCCCCGGGCCCCGTTGCCGTAGCGAGGGATCTCCTTGAGGCGCTCGCCCTCATAGGGTGATGGCGATCAGGCCGAGGGCCTCCCGCCCCATTCCAAGGCACGGGCCAACTCCCTGTGGGATTTGGCCGCTTCCTCCAAAGGCCTTCCCTCAATCAGGGCCCGAGCCGCTTGCATCATGGCCTTCGCCCCGGCCGTGGAGCCATCCGGATGCCCATGGATCCCGCCACCCGCCAAGAAGAGCGCATCCCTCCCGGCAACCTCAAAGTTCGCTCCTAGATTTGCTGGGGAGATCCCGGCCGCTATGACGGGCAGGGTTCTCTTGAAGCCTTCCCAAGGCGCCTTCATGGCCGCGATGCACTTCCTCGCATCTAGCGCGTCGAATATGAACTTCCCGGTCCTGCTCCCCACGTGGAGCTCGTCGGCGCCGCAGATCCTCGCCAGCTTCGACATCAAGGCCGATTCGATCCCGTGCTTTGGATCTCTCGTGAAGGCTCCGTGGCCGCACCTATGGACGTGGATCGGGACGTTTATCGACGGATCTTCGGCCAAGGCTTGGATGGCCCCGTATCCTGCGTAGGTCATGCAAACCATCAAGTGGTTTGCCCCGCCCTCGATGGCCCTATCCGCGAGCTCCAATATTTCATCCGCCCTATGGGTTATGTTCAACGCGTATAGGACCTTCTTCCCAGTTTCCTGTCTCGCTTTATCTAAGGCCTCCATGACGGCGGAGAGCCTATCGAAGAGCGGGCAATATTTGGGATTGACGAGGGCCTCATCGTCCTTTATGAAATCCAATCCGCCGAGCGCCGTTTCATATGCCAGCTTCGCGTACGTCCTCGTATCCAACCCTAAGTTTGGCTTCATTATGGCCCCTATCAATGGCCTACCGTCCTCCGCGCCCGCCAGCTCCCTGACGCCCTCTATCCCGAACTTGGGCCCGGGATGGGCCCTCGCCCAATGACTCGGGAGCCATATGTCCATCAGCTTCACCTTATCCACTATGTTCATATCGAATAAGTTGCCCGCTATATCCGACAAGAGGTTCGCTATCCCGCCGATCTCCGGATCGTAATTTGAGGCATTATAGGCTATTTCTATGAACCCGGATCCACCCGTCCCCATGATCCTCAATATCTTGGCCCCGTACCTCTCTCTCACCTCAAGCGTTTCATATCCAACGGGCGTCCAAGTCCCGGTCGAGCATTCTATCGCTATCTCCTCGGCGATCTTCTCGAGGGGCTTAGATCCCTCAACGAAGTAGGTGGCTATTATATGCTCCTCCGGATCCACGGCCTCTGGGCTCGAGTACATGAGCTCCCTGAGAATCGCATCGGAAGCCCCTCCCTTGATCCCGGTCCCCATCGCGCTCTTCCCATCCATATAGATCATCAAATATCTCTCGCAAATCGCGAATATATAAAACAGGCCCATCGAGGGACTGAGGAAGCCAAGAAGGCAATCCCCCTTGATGGTTTGCGGCTTAATCACCCAATCGATTCGGCGCGGCCCTCAACCATTCGGCGATATATCTCGAGAACTCTTCGAAATCGCGAACCCTCCTCTGGATGAACTCGTATACTGGGGCCACATCTATCAGGGCATAATCATGCACCAAGAGGTTCCTGAAGCCTATCATCGAGGCGACAGACTCGGCGAAGCCCTCCGGGATGACCTTCGCCTCCGCCAAGATGACGGGGACATCCCTATAGCGCTCCGGCCTTCGGAGCCCGAGGGAGGATATTATCTCATTGCCGATATCCTATTACGCATTCTATAGAAACTTAAAGATATCTTTCGGCAGCGCTCTTGGCCATGAAATCACTCTTCAAGCGATCCAAGGGGATCGCTTGTAACTCTCTCAAATACCCTCAATTTGCTCAGCTTGCGCAGGATCAGGCCCCTCTCCGAATCAGGGATCTCAGGAGGCATTCGTCATACCTCGCAGCCGCTCTGCTGAAATCCAGATATTCGTCTTGGCCCTCGCTTCAAACTCGACCCTCGCCCTTCCATCCCTGCAGTAAATCACCCTCCCATGCTTTATCACCTGATGCTTGAGCAACGGAGGGGCCTCGTTGAGGATGATGAGGTCGACCTCTTCCCTCAGCATTTTCGAGAGCTCATCGCTCAGGCGGAGATAGAGCTCAAGCGAACCCCGAGGGGGTTCGGCCAAGAGGAAGGCTATATCGATATCGCTATCCGCGATGGCATTCCTCTGCTCCTTGAGCCGAATTAAGTAAACTAGGACGCATCCCTCTCTCTCGAAGTAGGCCTTCAAAGCCCCGCTCGCAATATCTCGCAATCTTCCCCTGAATGATCCAATGCGGGCCTTTATTTTAGCTTTGGGTGATTGAGTCGATCGACCTTGAAATGGAAAGGGCTAGGAAGGGGTGGCGAAAAGACGAGAAGCCCCGAGATGCGGGCTTCGTGAAGTAAAGGAATGCGAAATCGCGAGGAGGGGAGATCGCCATTCGCGAGGGTTTGCGATCAATATGATCCCAATGCCGAAATTATCAAGTTTGGCTGAAGTGGTATAAGGGCCTATTCAAGGGCAGTAACCCGTGAGAGGGTTCGAAGCCATGGGGGGTGAACGACGGAATTTGAGAATTGCATTCGGAAAGAAGATCCTTTTGGACAAGCAGCTGCTTGAGCCGAGGAGGGTTGGGCGGTTCGGGAGGCCCCATCTGGGGCGGAGGCCGGGGATAGGATGGGCCGACTTGGCCTTATAGAGATCCCAATGGATGAAGATTCTTTTGAAGGCTGAAGGTTGGATATAACGTTCCGATGACTGATGCCATCATGGCGGCAACATATTTTAAAATAAGGATCCGGATTTCGCGGTTATGCCAAGCTTTTGATAAAAAGGGAACTGCGGGGGAATGAGGGGGCATGAGGCGTTGGACGATGCAACCTTCCCAATGGAAGGGGGTGAATGGCATAAAGAGCCGTTGCCAACCTCCCAATGGATTTCAAGGGTCGCGGGACTCTAGATATCGATCGCCGATAAATCCTTGGGGAGTATGACCTCCCCGCCGAACCTCGCCGCCGCCTGCCTCCTTATCAATCTCTCCTTCCCGAAGCAGGCGCTCCCGATGTGGAATAGGGCGAGCCTCCTCGCCCCAGCCCTTTCGGCATCATCGCCCGCATCCCCCGCCGTCGAATGGCCTTGGGAGTGGGCCTCCTCGGCCCGATCGTCCGGGTAGGTGGA
This window contains:
- a CDS encoding fumarate hydratase C-terminal domain-containing protein codes for the protein MKAIGMGREVRLRTPLEEDAIRDLGIGDIVYLDGKAFAIAYAFQFQRALDELNSGKSLPMDFGGSAILHFPTCFKEEGGRWRIVYFGPTTSSKFNKVTPEFVRRFKIRAIVGKGGMDDAVMAAMREVGCVFLQAIGGCSVIYTKGVDEITNVYWQERHWTYAVVELKLRDFGPLIVTMDAKGRRLGKEERGP
- a CDS encoding HAD family hydrolase — protein: MIRNVFFDLIYTLVHFDMESHSQRCCEILSELGRVEPRRYAEEFRRAWVGYSERRIEGDESFYSQILSGLGLPFRRDLVPALREAYMDSLSLYRDSIWALKDLLGRYKLGLITNGVSSWYERVLEKFSLKGYFDSIIISSAVGCRKPCRRIYEAALESLNAKAEESFFISDEYEEDLLPAMGIGMRVCLLNRGGGPAPGPVAVARDLLEALALIG
- a CDS encoding RuBisCO large subunit C-terminal-like domain-containing protein, with the protein product MDGKSAMGTGIKGGASDAILRELMYSSPEAVDPEEHIIATYFVEGSKPLEKIAEEIAIECSTGTWTPVGYETLEVRERYGAKILRIMGTGGSGFIEIAYNASNYDPEIGGIANLLSDIAGNLFDMNIVDKVKLMDIWLPSHWARAHPGPKFGIEGVRELAGAEDGRPLIGAIMKPNLGLDTRTYAKLAYETALGGLDFIKDDEALVNPKYCPLFDRLSAVMEALDKARQETGKKVLYALNITHRADEILELADRAIEGGANHLMVCMTYAGYGAIQALAEDPSINVPIHVHRCGHGAFTRDPKHGIESALMSKLARICGADELHVGSRTGKFIFDALDARKCIAAMKAPWEGFKRTLPVIAAGISPANLGANFEVAGRDALFLAGGGIHGHPDGSTAGAKAMMQAARALIEGRPLEEAAKSHRELARALEWGGRPSA
- a CDS encoding DUF86 domain-containing protein is translated as MGNEIISSLGLRRPERYRDVPVILAEAKVIPEGFAESVASMIGFRNLLVHDYALIDVAPVYEFIQRRVRDFEEFSRYIAEWLRAAPNRLGD
- a CDS encoding nucleotidyltransferase domain-containing protein; amino-acid sequence: MKAYFEREGCVLVYLIRLKEQRNAIADSDIDIAFLLAEPPRGSLELYLRLSDELSKMLREEVDLIILNEAPPLLKHQVIKHGRVIYCRDGRARVEFEARAKTNIWISAERLRGMTNAS